TTAGTTTCTTCTGGATGTAGAAACTCTGATTTTTTTGAAATAGCTATGAATAAATCAAGAGAAGAATTATTAGAAGCAGCGAAATATTATGATTATTTAGAAGTACAGGCTCCTTCCACGTTTTCGTATATGCATCACCAAATGCCTAACTGGCAAAATGTGATTCAAGATGTTATAAAACGAATTGTAGAAGTGGGAGAAGATTTAAATATTTTAGTTTGTGCAACAGGAGATGTACATCACCTTGACCCATCTGATGTAAAATATCGAGAAATTATGATTAATACGCCACTTGTAGGTGGCGGAGGATTTCATAAGCTCTACAATGAAAAAGAAAAACCTTCTCAGTATTTTATGACAACCAATGAATTATTACAAGAATTTAAATTTTTAGGAGATGAAAAAGCATTTGAGTTGGTTGTAAAAAATCCAAATGTTATTGCTGAAAGTGTCGATGATATTCAGATTTTTCCTAAAAAATTATTTGTTCCTTCCGATGAATTTTTGGCCGAACAAGGTGTTCCTTCCATCAATATTAAAGTGGAAACTATGGCCCGTGAAAGAGCAGAAAAAATTTATGGGAATCCTCTTCCTTTGCTTGTGAAAAAAAGACTTGATGTTGAATTAGATAGCATCATAAAAAATCAATTTTCAACGGTGTATTATATCTCGCATTTGCTTGTAAAAAAATCACTGGATGATGGATATCTAGTTGGTTCAAGAGGATCGGTTGGTTCAAGTATTGTTGCGACATTTATGGATATTACTGAAGTAAATCCATTACCACCACATTATGTTTGTCCTAAGTGCCATTTTTCTGCCTTTAAGAAAACAGAAGAAGCAAGGACGCTTTATGGCACCAATGATTTCGAAAATCAAAACCAAAAATTATTGGATCGTACCGATAGTGGATGGGATTTGCCAAATCAACATTGTCCTGTTTGCGGGACTCCACTTCTAAAAGACGGACATGACATTCCTTTTGAAACCTTTTTAGGGTTTAAAGGTGATAAAGTTCCAGATATTGATTTGAATTTTTCAGGAGATTATCAAGGAACTGTCCATGAATACATTCGAAAATTATTTGGACAAAATTATGCATTCAGAGCAGGGACGATAGGAACTTGTGCTGCTAAAACTGCCTATGCAATGGTAAGAGATTACTACGAAAAAGCAAATAAATTATTAGAAGAAAATAATCAAAACCCCATTCGAATTCGTCGAGCTGAAATGGAACGATTAGCAAAAGGAATTGAAGGATCTAAAAAAACCAGTGGACAACACCCTGGGGGGATTGTGGTCGTGCCAAACAATCAAGAAATATATGATGTGACGCCAGTTCAATATCCAGGAGACTCACAAGACACTTCTTGGAAAACGACTCATTTTGATTATCATACGTTTGAAAATAATCTTTTTAAATTAGATGTATTGGGTCATGATGATCCCACAATGATTCGGTACTTAATGGATCTTGTAAAAAAAGAACCACTTGAATTCCCGTTTTCTGACCCGAAAGATATTCCTGTGGATGATAAAGAAGTATATCGACTACTTTCAGGAACAGATGTTATTGGTTTAACGTCTTCAGAAATCTCAAGTGAAGTAGCATCTTATGGTATACCGGAATTTGGAACTAATTTTGTTCGAGGTATGTTAAAAGATTCGAGACCACAAACGTTCTCTGAACTTGTTAAAATATCTGGATTATCTCATGGAACAGATGTTTGGAGTAGCAATGCTCAAGATTTAATTACAGGGCGAAGAAAAGAATTTGGTCGAGTTGATTTTAAGGACATTATTGGTTGTAGAGACGATATTATGGTTGATTTGATTGGTTATGGTATGCAACCAACCATGGCTTTTGAAATTATGGAGTTTGTTCGAAAGGGTAAAGCACCAGTAAATCCCGAAAAGTGGGCAATTTACGCAGATTTAATGAGACAAATTAATGTTCCAGAATGGTACATTTGGTCTTGTAGTAAAATTAAATATATGTTTCCAAAAGCACATGCGACAGCTTACGTATTAATGGCAATGAGAATTGCCTGGTTTAAATTATATAAACCTATTTATTTTTATTCTGGGTATTTTTCAAAGCGCGCATCTGTATTTGATGTTGATGCGTTTATGGAAGGGGAAAGTTCCATCAAACGAAAACTAGATGAAATTTCTTCCAAAGGAAATGATGCTTCTGAAAGAGACAAAAACCTTGTTACTATACTTGAATTAGCACTTGAAATGGTAAAAAGAGGATTTTCATTCTTGCCAATTGATATCATGAAATCTCAAGAAACAGATTTTGTAATTTCAGAGGATAAAAAATCATTATTACTGCCTTTTATTGTTATTGATTCTTTAGGTAAAAACGTTGCGAGTTCTATTATCGAAGCTAGAAACGAAAAATCTTTTATTTCCAAACAAGATATTAAAAATCGCACAAAACTTTCTACAACTCTTTTTGATAAATTAGATTGTCTTGGAACGTTTGAAGGAATGATAGAAGAAAATCAAATGTCATTGTTTGATTTATAAAAAAAACACATAAATTACATATATATTTTGAATATTTTGTTGTATAATATTTTTGAATAAAGGAGGTTCTTATCATGAGACTTAGAAGTTCAAATCCAGTTTTAAGAGGGATTGATTCTCGAGCAACATATTCAGACCACGCAGTTACTTATGCAAACGTTGCGATGAAAACAATCTTTTTGGTAGCTATTACAGGAATAGTAGCGCTTTATATTTCAAATAATTTAGAATTTGTTAACTTTGGATGGCTCATCGGAGCATTTGTAATTGGATTTATTAGCGTAATTGTGGGAACAAGGTCTGTAAAGCTTTCTCCAATATTTTCAGTTATATATGCAGTTTCTGAAGGAGTTGTTTTAGGGGTTGTTTCATCGATGTTTGCTTATTTATATGAAGGAATCGTGCCTACAGCATTAATGACAACATTAATTGTTTTAGTAGTGATGATGTTATTGTATTCAACCGGAATTATAAAAGTAACACAAAAATTTGCATCTTTTATGGTTGTTGCATTAATCTCTGTTATTTTTATGTCGCTTATTTCGTTAATACTTCCTACCGCAATTACAGGTCAATTTTATTACTTAGTAGCAGGATTATCTGCGTTGTTATCTGCATTTTTCTTATTCCTTGATTTTGAAAGCATTCGTACTTGTGTTGATTCTGGAACTGACGCAAAATATGGATGGATTTTATCGCTTGGATTAATGGTGACTTTAGTCTGGATTTACGTAGAAATATTACGATTGCTTGCAATTTTTGGTAGTCGTCGTAATTAATCTTGTCAAATCATTAATAAATGATATAATAGAATAGAAGAATAACACATTGATAAAGAACTAGTAATCAGACTGAAATAACTTTTTAGAGAGAAATACAAAAAGGTGCGAGTATTTTATGTTATTGCTGATGAATTCATCTTTGGAGTGAGACTAATCATCTCCGCCAGTCGGCGTTATCGACTTGAGTGCTAGATTTATCTAGAACAAAGGTGGTACCACGGTTAAATAATCGCCCTTTTTTAGGGCGATTTTTTCTTTTTTTAGGAGGATAAATATGGACTTACAAAAACAATTAGAAAAGGTTATTGAACAAGCAAAAAGCAAATTTGAATCGGTTATGAATGTGACTGAATTAACAGATTTGAAAGCAAATTACCTTGGGAAAAAAGGTGTTTTTTCAGAGTATTTGAATCAAATGAAAGATTTGCCAAACGATCAAAAACCAGTAATCGGACAATTTATTAATGATGCAAAAAATCAAATTTCTGCATTTTTTGAACAGGCAAAGGAAACGCTGGAAAAGCACAATATAAAAAAGAAATTAAACCAAGAATCTATTGATATCGGGTTGCCAGGTTTAGAATTTAAAATTGGGTCTAAACATTTAATTAGCCAAGTTATTGAAGAATTAGAAGACTTATTTATTGGCATGGGATATACCATAAAAGAAGGCCCAGAAGTAGAACAAGATCTTTATAATTTTGAAATGTTAAATTTACCGAAATCTCATCCGGCAAGAGACATGCAAGATTCTTTTTACATAACCGATGAATTACTGTTAAGAACGCATACATCTCCTGTTCAAGTTAGAACACTTTTAGATAACGCCATGCGAAAACCAATCAAAATTATTTGTCCTGGAAAAGTATACAGAAGAGATGATGATGATCAAACTCATTCACACCAATTTACTCAAATTGAAGCTTTAGTTGTCGATCAAACAGCAAGTCTTTCTGATTTAAAAGGAACTTTATTAACGATTGCTAGAAAAATGTTTGGAGAAGACAGACAAATTAGGCTTCGCCCTTCATACTTTCCTTTTACAGAACCAAGCGTTGAAGTGGACGTGAGTTGTTACAAATGCAATGGAAAAGGTTGTTCTATGTGTAAAGGGACTGGATGGATAGAAATTCTTGGGGCAGGCATGGTAAACAATGCTGTATTAGAAGCTGCAGGATATGACACATCAATTTATCAAGGATTTGCTCTTGGAATGGGCGTTGAGAGAATAGCAATATTAAAATACGGAATTGATGACATTAGAGCATTTTATATAAATGATTTGCGGTTTAACCGACAATTCAAGTAAAGGAGAAGAAAAAATGAATATATCATTAAATTGGTTAAAAGAATTAGTCGATATTTCAGTTTCTTCTGATGCGCTTGCTAATAAATTTAATCTAATGAGTTCTGAAGTTGCAAGGCTTGAAAAGTTAGTTCAAGCAACTGGATTAGTTATTGGACACGTACTATCTTGTGAAAATCATCCAAATGCAGATAAACTTCATGTTTGTCAAGTCGAAGTTTTAAATGAAGTATTACAAATTATTTGCGGCGCAGATAACGTAAGACAAGGACTGAAAGTCATTGTTGCTCTTGATGGAGCCGTGTTACCAGGAAACTTTAAAATCAAAAAAACTAAAATTAGAGGTGTCGTTTCAAATGGAATGATTTGCTCTCTTGAAGAACTAGGAATTGATAAAAAATATCATCAAGAATCAGGAATTCATGAACTTCCTGAAGATGCTCCAATCGGTGAAAACCCCATTGAGTATATGCACCTTGATGATGAAGTGCTTGAACTGGATTTAACACCAAACCGATCAGATTTATTATCTATGATTGGAGTGGCCTACGATACAAAAGCATTATTATCATCAAAAGTTCACTTTGATGAACCAGACGTGTCTGAAGAATCAGAAAAAAATCCCGTTGCTGTCTTTACAGAAACAAAGGGATGTAAATCTTATTATGCTAGAGTAATCAAAAACGTGACCATAAAAGAGAGCCCTTATTGGTTGAAATCAAGATTAATTGCTTCTGGAATTAGACCGATTAATAACATTGTTGATATCACAAATTATGTCATGTTAGAGTATGGTCAACCACTACATGCATTTGATTACGATAAGATAAAAACAGGGAAAATCGTCGTAAGAGACGCATTCGACGAAGAAGAAATGACTACATTAGACGGCAAAAAAAGAAGATTGAATTCTGAAGATATTGTAATTACCGATGGAGAAAAAGTGCTTGCTTTAGCAGGTGTGATGGGAGGTCTTGATACAGAGGTTGTTTCTACTACATCAACCATTTTATTAGAGTCTGCAACCTTCGACCCAATTAAAGTTAGAAAAACTTCAAAATCGCAAGATTTAAGAAGTGAATCTTCCATACGCTTTGAAAGAGGATTAGACCCCAAAAGAACTGCCATAGCTGCATCAAGAGCTGCAATGCTTTTTAAAGCGCTTGCGGATGGAAAAATATTAAAAAATGTCAATTATTTTGACACTCACAATTATACAGAACTTCCAATCAAACTATCTTTAGAGCAAATTCGCAAAGTAACAGGATATGCCTACAAAGTCATGGATTTACAAGACATCTTTTCTCGTCTTAGTTTTGAATATCAAATTCTAGGAGAAACGTTTGTTGTATTTATTCCTTCTAGAAGACAAGATATTTTGACTTATCAAGATTTAATTGAAGAAGTAGTTCGAATCTTTGGATACCATGCAATTCCTTTATCGTATCCAAATACCCCTACAAATGGATATTTGACCTTAAAACAAAAACTTAGAAGAGTTATTCGAAACACTTTAGACGATTTTGGGTTAGATGAAGTAGTAACTTATTCCCTTGTTTCAAAAGAGAAAGCGGTTCAATTTGATTTAAAGAAAATTCCTGTAATTAAGCTTTATAATCCAATGTCAGAAGATAAAAATCACTTAAGGCATTCACTACTCCCTTCCATGTTAGAAGTGCTGAGTTATAATCTATCCAGAAAAATGGAAAATGTTCACTTATTCGAACTTGGGAAAGGGTATCTTCCTTCTCAAGAAATTGAACTTGTGAGCGGTGTAATGACGGGATTATATCATGAATCATTATGGCAAGGCAAAAAAGAGTCAGTTGATTTTTATGCAATGAAAGGACTTTTGCTTGCTTTATTTGAAAAAGTAAACATAGAAAATATTTTGATTGCCAAACCAGAGACTGATTTACCAAATATGCATCCAGGAATTTGCGCTGAAATTATTATAGGTGGAAAGTTTGTAGGATTTTTCGGAAAATTACATCCGGAAATGGAACTAAACTTTAATCTTCCTAGCACCTTTGTTTTTGAACTTAATTTAGGATTAATCGTTGAAGCCAGTAAACAAAATATCATTATGGAACCAATTGCTAAATATCCAAGTGTTTCAAGAGACATAGCGATTGTTCTTGATGCAAATACAAACGCAAGTGAAATTGTAAGTGTCGTAAAAGAAGCTGGAAAGAAAACGTTACATTCCGTAAAAATCTTTGACGTTTACCAAGGAGACAAAATTGAAAAAGATAAAAAATCCGTTGCCATTTCGCTTGTGTTTCAAGATTACACAAAAACATTGTCCACAGAAGAAATTGATCAAATTGTGAATCGAATTGTCAAACAGTTAGAATTAAAACTAAGTGCAACTCTACGATCATAACGATTTTGAATCAGCCAATTGTTTTGGCTGATTTTCTTTTTCTTTGTGAAAAATTGCTTGAAATTAATGGTATAATAAGATGACATAGAAATACAAGTATAAAACAGAAATAGGGAAGTTTTTAAATATAAAAATCACATAAAAATGTTTCTATTTTTATTATGCATACAGAAATGATATAATTACCTTAAAGGAAAATGGTGAAATGATGAATCAAATTTATAATTATACTTTAGAAAAATTACAAGCATATCTTGTTGAAAATGGATTTAAAAAATATAATGCAAGTCAAATTTTTGAATGGATATACCAAAAAAATATTTCCGATTTTTTAGAGATGTCCAATTTAAGTCAACCGTTAAGAGAACACCTTCAAACTCACTTCGAAATTCAAGATTTACAAATAGTATCCCATCAAGAGTCAGCTGATGGAACCAATAAATTTTTATTTAAATTACATGATGGCCAAGCAATCGAAACCGTATTGATGAGACACGAATATGGAATAAGTCTATGCGTAACAAGTCAAGTTGGATGTAGTATGGGATGTTCCTTTTGTGCATCTGGTTTGAAAAAGAAAGTAAGAGACTTAGAAATCTCTGAACTTGTGAATCAAATTATGACTGTTCAAAATAAATTAGAACTTAAAATTACTCATATTGTTGTTATGGGAACTGGTGAACCCTTTGATAATTATGATAACGTCATAAATTTTATTAAAGTAGTGAATGATTCGAAAGGACTTGCCATTGGTCAAAGACATATTACGGTTTCAACTTGTGGAATTGTTCCTAAAATCTACCAATACGCTGAAGAGCCTATTCGAAGTAATTTAGCAGTGAGTTTACATGCATCAAACGATGCTTTAAGAACGAAAATAATGTATATCAATAAACGTTATCCAATCAAAGAAATCATTGATGCTTGTAAAGTATATTTTGAAAAGACCTCAAGAAGAATTACATTTGAATATATATTACTAAGTGGAGTGAATGATTTTTTAGAACAAGCCGATGAATTAAGTGATTTACTAAGAGGGTTAAATGCTTATGTAAATTTAATCCCATACAATCATGTGACTGAGTTTGAATATGAAAAAACAGACATGAGGAGAGCGATGTCTTTTTATGATAGACTTATGAGACGAGGAATTAATGCAACATTACGGAAAGAACAAGGATCTGATATTGATGCTGCTTGTGGGCAACTAAGAATGAAGTCAAAATTGTAAATTAAGTCAACGTTTTATATTTGACTACTTTACAATTTAATGATAAACTATATAATAGTTTTTATTGGAAGGGAACATAAAATATGAACAAAGAGATTAAGAAAATTGCACTTTTAACTGGTGGTGGAGATTGCTCAGGATTAAACGCAGTCATCCGTGCGGTTGTTCGTACTGCCATTTTAAAATACAAGTATGAAGTAGTTGGATTTATCGGAGGATACGATGGTCTTTACAAAGACGAGTATTTAAAATTAGATTTAAAAACAGTATCCGGAATCTTCCATCAAGGCGGAACCATTTTAAAAAATTCAAATAAAGATAACTTATTTAACTATAGAACAGAGGATGAGTTAGGAAATATTGAATACAAAGATGTTTCAAGCGTTGCAATTGACAATCTTAATAAACACAATATTGATGCACTTGTGATTATCGGTGGAGACGGAACTTTAACATCAGCAAGAGATTTTTCAAGACAAGGAATCAATGTAGTAGGGATTCCTAAAACAATTGATAATGACGTTCCGGCAACAGATATTACTTTTGGATACCGTACAGCGCTAGATCATATCATGT
This is a stretch of genomic DNA from Bacillota bacterium. It encodes these proteins:
- a CDS encoding PolC-type DNA polymerase III — its product is MNDKMEKLLKLMELNDSIISEYGSLQSLEVDDMTCTWIFSFLFDKPIPILRYRNFISHLRNIPETVSSVHKIEYTVTFEESNDSDLMDYYEYVIDFLTDEDKRISPLKEYPTDIENKNIKILVPYGAKSASMFRKEIENELHKNGFHAVVEIQVDESCKPIEEQIAKTSRSFVDSNQVSTISKRAVYEQLYEDKPVGNDFFAIKDLPYDEQDLEEYKAKNGNKANFTLQGNIVSIEIRELRSSSQANMIISDGEDSISIKKRLTSPEDKTFCNAIKEGTGLLVNGYAIYDSYYGEVVINAIGLAKSTDIIPKSLREDDAKEKRVELHIHTKMSSLDGVNTITEYVERAKIWGHTAIGVCDHGSVQSFPELFQLTKDQSIKPLYGLELTYVNDESVRITKGDANQLLSDATYVVFDIETTGLSVMYDTLIEIAGVKIKNGAIIGDFQSFVNPQKELSDFTTKLTGITASMVKDAPLIYTVLKDFYEFSKDAILVAHNADFDLGHIYYNYKNIGVFKGIQPSIDTLTLAKALYPDRSRYSLDQLCRFLKVPLNDHHRAINDAKATTEVFLHMLKKLRKEGIHRFNDINLLIDPQNVHKYPYPKHINLLVKKQEGLKNLYKILSQALTVHFDRDGKVVKSNLDKFRKGILVSSGCRNSDFFEIAMNKSREELLEAAKYYDYLEVQAPSTFSYMHHQMPNWQNVIQDVIKRIVEVGEDLNILVCATGDVHHLDPSDVKYREIMINTPLVGGGGFHKLYNEKEKPSQYFMTTNELLQEFKFLGDEKAFELVVKNPNVIAESVDDIQIFPKKLFVPSDEFLAEQGVPSINIKVETMARERAEKIYGNPLPLLVKKRLDVELDSIIKNQFSTVYYISHLLVKKSLDDGYLVGSRGSVGSSIVATFMDITEVNPLPPHYVCPKCHFSAFKKTEEARTLYGTNDFENQNQKLLDRTDSGWDLPNQHCPVCGTPLLKDGHDIPFETFLGFKGDKVPDIDLNFSGDYQGTVHEYIRKLFGQNYAFRAGTIGTCAAKTAYAMVRDYYEKANKLLEENNQNPIRIRRAEMERLAKGIEGSKKTSGQHPGGIVVVPNNQEIYDVTPVQYPGDSQDTSWKTTHFDYHTFENNLFKLDVLGHDDPTMIRYLMDLVKKEPLEFPFSDPKDIPVDDKEVYRLLSGTDVIGLTSSEISSEVASYGIPEFGTNFVRGMLKDSRPQTFSELVKISGLSHGTDVWSSNAQDLITGRRKEFGRVDFKDIIGCRDDIMVDLIGYGMQPTMAFEIMEFVRKGKAPVNPEKWAIYADLMRQINVPEWYIWSCSKIKYMFPKAHATAYVLMAMRIAWFKLYKPIYFYSGYFSKRASVFDVDAFMEGESSIKRKLDEISSKGNDASERDKNLVTILELALEMVKRGFSFLPIDIMKSQETDFVISEDKKSLLLPFIVIDSLGKNVASSIIEARNEKSFISKQDIKNRTKLSTTLFDKLDCLGTFEGMIEENQMSLFDL
- a CDS encoding Bax inhibitor-1/YccA family protein, encoding MRLRSSNPVLRGIDSRATYSDHAVTYANVAMKTIFLVAITGIVALYISNNLEFVNFGWLIGAFVIGFISVIVGTRSVKLSPIFSVIYAVSEGVVLGVVSSMFAYLYEGIVPTALMTTLIVLVVMMLLYSTGIIKVTQKFASFMVVALISVIFMSLISLILPTAITGQFYYLVAGLSALLSAFFLFLDFESIRTCVDSGTDAKYGWILSLGLMVTLVWIYVEILRLLAIFGSRRN
- the pheS gene encoding phenylalanine--tRNA ligase subunit alpha; protein product: MDLQKQLEKVIEQAKSKFESVMNVTELTDLKANYLGKKGVFSEYLNQMKDLPNDQKPVIGQFINDAKNQISAFFEQAKETLEKHNIKKKLNQESIDIGLPGLEFKIGSKHLISQVIEELEDLFIGMGYTIKEGPEVEQDLYNFEMLNLPKSHPARDMQDSFYITDELLLRTHTSPVQVRTLLDNAMRKPIKIICPGKVYRRDDDDQTHSHQFTQIEALVVDQTASLSDLKGTLLTIARKMFGEDRQIRLRPSYFPFTEPSVEVDVSCYKCNGKGCSMCKGTGWIEILGAGMVNNAVLEAAGYDTSIYQGFALGMGVERIAILKYGIDDIRAFYINDLRFNRQFK
- the pheT gene encoding phenylalanine--tRNA ligase subunit beta, whose protein sequence is MNISLNWLKELVDISVSSDALANKFNLMSSEVARLEKLVQATGLVIGHVLSCENHPNADKLHVCQVEVLNEVLQIICGADNVRQGLKVIVALDGAVLPGNFKIKKTKIRGVVSNGMICSLEELGIDKKYHQESGIHELPEDAPIGENPIEYMHLDDEVLELDLTPNRSDLLSMIGVAYDTKALLSSKVHFDEPDVSEESEKNPVAVFTETKGCKSYYARVIKNVTIKESPYWLKSRLIASGIRPINNIVDITNYVMLEYGQPLHAFDYDKIKTGKIVVRDAFDEEEMTTLDGKKRRLNSEDIVITDGEKVLALAGVMGGLDTEVVSTTSTILLESATFDPIKVRKTSKSQDLRSESSIRFERGLDPKRTAIAASRAAMLFKALADGKILKNVNYFDTHNYTELPIKLSLEQIRKVTGYAYKVMDLQDIFSRLSFEYQILGETFVVFIPSRRQDILTYQDLIEEVVRIFGYHAIPLSYPNTPTNGYLTLKQKLRRVIRNTLDDFGLDEVVTYSLVSKEKAVQFDLKKIPVIKLYNPMSEDKNHLRHSLLPSMLEVLSYNLSRKMENVHLFELGKGYLPSQEIELVSGVMTGLYHESLWQGKKESVDFYAMKGLLLALFEKVNIENILIAKPETDLPNMHPGICAEIIIGGKFVGFFGKLHPEMELNFNLPSTFVFELNLGLIVEASKQNIIMEPIAKYPSVSRDIAIVLDANTNASEIVSVVKEAGKKTLHSVKIFDVYQGDKIEKDKKSVAISLVFQDYTKTLSTEEIDQIVNRIVKQLELKLSATLRS
- the rlmN gene encoding 23S rRNA (adenine(2503)-C(2))-methyltransferase RlmN, which translates into the protein MMNQIYNYTLEKLQAYLVENGFKKYNASQIFEWIYQKNISDFLEMSNLSQPLREHLQTHFEIQDLQIVSHQESADGTNKFLFKLHDGQAIETVLMRHEYGISLCVTSQVGCSMGCSFCASGLKKKVRDLEISELVNQIMTVQNKLELKITHIVVMGTGEPFDNYDNVINFIKVVNDSKGLAIGQRHITVSTCGIVPKIYQYAEEPIRSNLAVSLHASNDALRTKIMYINKRYPIKEIIDACKVYFEKTSRRITFEYILLSGVNDFLEQADELSDLLRGLNAYVNLIPYNHVTEFEYEKTDMRRAMSFYDRLMRRGINATLRKEQGSDIDAACGQLRMKSKL